Proteins encoded in a region of the Streptomyces akebiae genome:
- a CDS encoding gamma-glutamyl-gamma-aminobutyrate hydrolase family protein → MTRPLIAVPARFSATTSALRYAAEVNARALIEAVWRAGGEPASIHPADSDVAARLARFDGILLPGGGDLAPHRYGATDTHAAVYDVDETQDAFDLDVARAALDLGIPLLAICRGLQVVDVALGGTLEQDMGGPGREHRHLVHPVELRSGTAVERATGAQKVEVSCYHHQRVDRLGEGLEVTARAADGTVEGLELPGSPGWFTAVQWHPEDTAHEDPAQQGLFDALVRAAGDRR, encoded by the coding sequence GTGACCCGGCCCCTGATAGCGGTGCCCGCCCGCTTCTCCGCCACGACCTCCGCGCTGCGGTACGCCGCCGAGGTCAACGCGCGCGCGCTGATCGAAGCCGTGTGGCGGGCGGGCGGCGAACCCGCGAGCATCCACCCGGCCGACAGCGATGTCGCCGCGCGTCTCGCCCGCTTCGACGGGATCCTCCTCCCCGGTGGCGGCGACCTCGCACCGCACCGCTACGGCGCCACCGACACCCACGCCGCCGTGTACGACGTGGACGAGACGCAGGACGCCTTCGATCTCGACGTCGCCCGTGCCGCGCTGGACCTGGGCATCCCCCTCCTGGCGATCTGCCGGGGCCTGCAGGTGGTCGACGTCGCCCTCGGCGGCACCCTGGAGCAGGACATGGGCGGACCCGGCCGCGAGCACCGCCATCTCGTGCACCCGGTGGAACTCCGGTCCGGAACCGCGGTGGAGCGGGCCACCGGCGCGCAGAAGGTGGAGGTGTCCTGCTACCACCACCAGCGGGTGGACCGGCTGGGCGAAGGGCTGGAGGTCACCGCCCGCGCCGCCGACGGCACGGTGGAAGGGCTCGAACTCCCGGGCTCGCCCGGCTGGTTCACCGCCGTCCAGTGGCACCCCGAGGACACCGCCCACGAGGACCCCGCGCAGCAGGGCCTGTTCGACGCCCTCGTACGGGCCGCCGGGGACCGGCGCTGA
- the cobN gene encoding cobaltochelatase subunit CobN, with protein sequence MQPSSGERSTQPRILLLSTSDTDLLSARAAAGPVPYRFANPSRLALDDLPALLDGTDLVVVRLLGGIRAWQDGLDLLLADGRPVVVLTGEQAPDAQLMAASTVPIGIAAEAHAYLAHGGPANLEQLARFLSDTVLLTGHGFDAPAAAPAWGPLSREARNTDGPTVAVLYYRAHHMSGNTAFVDALCGAIEDQGARALPLYVASLRAPEPELIEELRAADAVVTTVLAAGGTKPAEASAGGDDESWDAGALTGLDVPILQALCLTGSRAAWEENDEGVSPLDAASQIAVPEFDGRLITVPFSFKEIDEDGLPAYVADPERAARVAGIAVRHARLRHIANADKRLALVLSAYPTKHSRIGNAVGLDTPASAVALLRRLREEGYDFGTEAEVPGLASGDGDELIRALIEAGGHDQDWLTDEQLARNPVRIPAADYRRWFAELPEELRSAVEEHWGPAPGEMFVDRSANPEGDIVLAALRFGNLLILIQPPRGFGENPIAIYHDPDLPPSHHYLAAYRWIAARADDGGFGADAMIHLGKHGNLEWLPGKNAGLSAACGPDAALGDLPLVYPFLVNDPGEGTQAKRRVHATLVDHLVPPMARADSYGDIARLEQLLDEYAQISSMDPAKLPAIRAQIWTLIQAAKLDHDLGLADRPEDDGFDDFLLHVDGWLCEVKDAQIRDGLHVLGTPPTGADHVNLVLAVLRARQIWGGTTALPGLREALGLDESAATRTTADEAEEKARALVQAMEDAGWDPAAVPTVVAATVSAAHGEQAAPVLEFAAREVVPRLAATTAELDHTVHALNGGFVPAGPSGSPLRGLVNVLPTGRNFYSVDPKAVPSRLAWETGQALADSLLERYRADNGEWPTSVGLSLWGTSAMRTAGDDVAEALALLGVRPVWDDASRRVTGLEAIPYEELGRPRIDVTLRISGFFRDAFPHTIGLLDDAVRLAASLDEPAEANHVRAHVQADLADHGDERRATTRIFGSRPGTYGAGLLQLIDSRDWRTDADLAEVYTVWGGYAYGRQLDGRPAREEMETAYKRIEVAAKNTDTREHDIADSDDYFQYHGGMVATVRALRGTAPEAYIGDSTRPETVRTRTLVEETSRVFRARVVNPKWIEAMRRHGYKGAFELAATVDYLFGYDATTGVIADWMYDKLTETYVLDETNRAFLQQANPWALHGIAERLLEAESRGMWEKPDPAVLEGLRQVYLETEGDLEGGDS encoded by the coding sequence ATGCAGCCATCGTCCGGGGAGCGCTCGACGCAGCCCCGCATCCTGCTCCTGTCGACCTCCGACACCGACCTGCTCAGCGCCCGCGCGGCCGCCGGCCCGGTCCCCTACCGCTTCGCCAACCCCTCCCGCCTCGCGCTGGACGACCTCCCGGCCCTCCTCGACGGCACCGACCTGGTCGTCGTACGCCTCCTCGGCGGCATCCGGGCCTGGCAGGACGGCCTCGACCTGCTGCTCGCCGACGGCCGCCCGGTCGTCGTCCTCACCGGTGAACAGGCGCCCGACGCCCAGCTGATGGCCGCCTCCACCGTCCCGATCGGCATCGCCGCCGAGGCCCACGCCTATCTCGCGCACGGCGGCCCGGCCAACCTGGAGCAGCTGGCCCGTTTCCTCTCCGACACCGTCCTGCTCACCGGCCACGGCTTCGACGCGCCGGCGGCCGCGCCCGCCTGGGGACCGCTGTCCCGGGAGGCCAGGAACACCGACGGGCCCACCGTCGCCGTGCTCTACTACCGGGCCCACCACATGAGCGGCAACACCGCCTTCGTGGACGCCCTGTGCGGGGCGATCGAGGACCAGGGTGCCCGCGCGCTCCCGCTCTACGTGGCCTCGCTGCGGGCCCCCGAGCCCGAGCTGATCGAGGAACTGCGCGCCGCCGACGCGGTCGTCACCACCGTCCTCGCAGCCGGCGGCACCAAGCCCGCCGAGGCCTCGGCCGGCGGCGACGACGAGTCCTGGGACGCGGGCGCCCTGACCGGCCTCGACGTGCCGATCCTCCAGGCCCTGTGCCTGACCGGATCACGCGCGGCCTGGGAGGAGAACGACGAGGGCGTCTCCCCGCTCGACGCGGCCAGCCAGATCGCCGTCCCCGAGTTCGACGGCCGGCTGATCACCGTCCCGTTCTCCTTCAAGGAGATCGACGAGGACGGCCTCCCGGCCTATGTCGCCGACCCCGAGCGCGCCGCCCGCGTCGCCGGGATCGCCGTACGCCACGCACGACTTCGCCACATCGCCAACGCCGACAAGCGCCTCGCGCTCGTCCTCTCCGCCTACCCGACCAAGCACTCCCGCATCGGCAACGCGGTCGGCCTGGACACCCCCGCCAGCGCGGTCGCCCTGCTGCGGCGCCTGCGCGAGGAGGGCTACGACTTCGGGACGGAAGCCGAGGTGCCGGGCCTGGCCTCCGGCGACGGCGACGAGCTGATCCGCGCGCTGATCGAGGCGGGCGGCCACGACCAGGACTGGCTCACCGACGAGCAGCTGGCCCGCAACCCTGTCCGGATCCCGGCCGCCGACTACCGCCGCTGGTTCGCCGAACTCCCCGAGGAACTGCGCTCGGCCGTCGAGGAGCACTGGGGACCGGCGCCCGGCGAGATGTTCGTCGACCGCAGCGCCAACCCCGAGGGCGACATCGTCCTCGCGGCCCTGCGCTTCGGCAATCTGCTGATCCTCATCCAGCCGCCGCGCGGCTTCGGCGAGAACCCGATCGCGATCTACCACGACCCGGACCTCCCGCCCTCCCACCACTACCTGGCCGCCTACCGCTGGATCGCCGCCCGCGCCGACGACGGCGGGTTCGGCGCCGACGCGATGATCCACCTCGGCAAGCACGGCAACCTGGAATGGCTGCCCGGCAAGAACGCGGGCCTGTCCGCCGCCTGCGGCCCCGACGCCGCCCTCGGCGACCTCCCGCTGGTCTACCCGTTCCTGGTCAACGACCCGGGCGAGGGCACCCAGGCCAAGCGCCGCGTGCACGCCACCCTCGTCGACCACCTCGTGCCGCCGATGGCCCGCGCCGACTCCTACGGCGACATCGCGCGCCTGGAGCAACTCCTCGACGAGTACGCCCAGATCTCCTCCATGGACCCGGCGAAGCTCCCCGCGATCCGCGCCCAGATCTGGACCCTCATCCAGGCCGCCAAGCTGGACCACGACCTGGGCCTGGCGGACCGCCCGGAGGACGACGGCTTCGACGACTTCCTGCTGCACGTCGACGGCTGGCTCTGCGAGGTCAAGGACGCCCAGATCCGCGACGGTCTGCACGTCCTCGGCACCCCGCCGACCGGCGCCGACCACGTCAACCTGGTCCTCGCCGTCCTGCGCGCCCGCCAGATCTGGGGCGGCACGACCGCCCTGCCCGGCCTGCGCGAGGCCCTCGGTCTCGACGAGTCCGCCGCCACCCGCACCACCGCCGACGAGGCCGAGGAGAAGGCCCGCGCGCTGGTCCAGGCGATGGAGGACGCGGGCTGGGACCCGGCGGCCGTGCCCACGGTCGTGGCGGCGACCGTCTCCGCCGCCCACGGCGAACAGGCCGCCCCCGTCCTGGAGTTCGCCGCCCGCGAGGTCGTGCCCCGGCTCGCGGCGACCACGGCCGAACTCGACCACACCGTCCACGCCCTGAACGGCGGCTTCGTCCCGGCGGGCCCCTCGGGGTCCCCGCTCCGCGGCCTGGTCAACGTCCTGCCGACCGGCCGGAACTTCTACTCCGTCGACCCCAAGGCCGTCCCCTCCCGCCTCGCCTGGGAGACCGGTCAGGCCCTCGCCGACTCCCTGCTGGAGCGCTACCGCGCCGACAACGGCGAATGGCCCACCTCCGTCGGCCTCTCCCTGTGGGGCACCAGCGCCATGCGGACGGCCGGCGACGACGTGGCCGAGGCCCTGGCCCTGCTCGGCGTCCGCCCGGTCTGGGACGACGCCTCGCGCCGGGTGACCGGTCTGGAGGCCATCCCGTACGAGGAGCTGGGCCGCCCGCGCATCGACGTCACCCTGCGCATCTCGGGTTTCTTCCGGGACGCCTTCCCGCACACCATCGGGCTGCTGGACGACGCCGTACGCCTGGCCGCGTCGCTGGACGAGCCGGCCGAGGCCAACCACGTGCGCGCCCACGTCCAGGCCGACCTCGCGGACCACGGCGACGAACGCCGGGCCACCACCCGGATCTTCGGCTCCCGCCCCGGCACGTACGGCGCCGGACTGCTGCAGCTGATCGACTCCCGGGACTGGCGCACCGACGCCGACCTCGCCGAGGTCTACACGGTGTGGGGCGGCTACGCCTACGGCCGGCAGCTGGACGGCCGTCCCGCCCGTGAGGAGATGGAGACGGCGTACAAGCGGATCGAGGTGGCCGCGAAGAACACGGACACCCGCGAGCACGACATCGCCGACTCCGACGACTACTTCCAGTACCACGGAGGCATGGTGGCCACCGTCCGCGCGCTGCGCGGCACGGCCCCCGAGGCGTACATCGGCGACTCCACCCGGCCCGAGACGGTCCGCACCCGGACCCTCGTCGAGGAGACGTCGAGGGTCTTCCGGGCCCGCGTCGTCAACCCCAAGTGGATCGAGGCGATGCGCCGCCACGGCTACAAGGGTGCCTTCGAACTCGCCGCCACCGTCGACTACCTGTTCGGCTACGACGCCACCACCGGTGTGATCGCCGACTGGATGTACGACAAGCTCACCGAGACCTACGTCCTGGACGAGACCAACCGCGCGTTCCTCCAGCAGGCCAACCCCTGGGCCCTGCACGGCATCGCCGAACGGCTGCTGGAGGCGGAGTCGCGCGGGATGTGGGAGAAGCCCGACCCGGCGGTGCTGGAGGGGCTGCGTCAGGTGTACCTGGAGACCGAGGGCGACCTGGAGGGCGGCGACAGCTGA